GACTGTTCAACAAATTTTAACCTCATAGCAAAAGTGTGGTCAACTAAAGTTAATGACAAATCATGGTTATGATATTCACACATTAAAAAGGATAATTGCATGTTGGATATATTAGGTTGAACaccaaatttaaatttcttgtacTTTCCTCTCATTTTACATCCTAACAACACATACATCTTTCTTTCAAGTTCACCATTAGCTTTATCGAATCTTATAATGATAACAACAAAACCAAGATCAAAAGCAATCCCTTGAACAAATTGAATTAACTCATCATGTgtggaatttttttattagttataatgttatttatgtaatatctctcacacattttatttataaaaaaaaaaattaacacaaagTTAAAATTTACTTATGATTTCACAAAACTTAAAAAGACAATCTTCATATTAGTTACGAGGACTTCTAACCACCTATAATATGACATCAACATAGAATACTTTATATGTTCAATAATTATAACTAAatcaacaaaatcataaaacaaacacaagcaaaaaaatttaaaagaacaataaacaaaacaagcaaaataaatctaaaataaaataaaaacaatattggATTTTGAATTTCAATAGTATTTTTAACTAGATTTCGAAATTCATTGAATTTCTAATAGAATTTTCAAATCTGATTAGTTTTtaaatcagatttcaaaattcgatgTATTCTTAAATCCAATTAATTACTTaactagatttcaaaattcaattgttTCCAAACTAAATTTGGAAATctgattattaataaaaattttcacacttttaaaatctaatacataaaaaaataataacaaactactAAATTCAgcataaaatacaaaaatacaagTGAAGAAGAATAAAGTGAAGTATCTCTCTGTATTAAACAGAGACGAACgaatgtgaagaaaaaaaatcacaaaaacgtgattgaaaaaaaaaagaaagttgaagttggtgaagagagaaaacatcattgaaattttttatgaaagtgaCTTAGGGGATgtcaaaattagtaaatataaattctttCACAATAAATAGTTTGgtgaataataattattgtttatctaaataatttaatattatatatatagggACATATTTGGCATTAAGAAAGATTGAGATGcaggaagaaaaattaaaggtgTAGGAAGAAAACCCCAGTGGGAACCGAaacaaaacaagagaaaagaaataaaaagaaaaatcggATCAAAACAGCATCACAGGCCGAACCCAATTTGGTAACATTGCAGAAGAAGAAGGGTTATTGCTTCCTGCACCGTTATAATCATTAACTGCACAACCAAATAATAGGAAAAGATTAAAACACCAAACATGCTAAATAGACAATACCTCATTATTTTGTCTAAAAAATACAACTAAGCACACACGTTTTTATCATAACAAGAACGAATAAACTATTGAATAAAGAACCGAGAGACTTtagatgaaaaaagaaaaacgtaAATAGTATATGCAGAAAAATATGGTTTTGTTTTATAGCCATTGACTGAAATCTTTGTTTGGTTTGGGGTTTTATTGGGTGGAAATATAGGGTAGTGAGTGAGGTTGTAGGAGAGCATTGTTGACTTGTTTCAAGAAACTCGATCATGGTTATGCCCGTGACCCACTTGCATTTTATTAACCAACCAAAATTACCTAACCAAGACTTTTGTGACCATAAACATCTCATAGTAGCATCaatattactaatttttaaatttaaatagcaCAAGTTTTTTCTTGACTTTAAATGGTACAGACAATTGGCACTTTAAGACTTTCGTAATTTTGTAAATTGGATAaggtaaaaagtaaaagaaagtatATTAGTAGAATGATATCGTCCTGTTCCAAGTCAGGAACTTTGAAGGTGTTGGGTGAGAAGAGGTTAAATGGTCCCAGAAATACCAATCTTTAAAGTTGTGCAATACCCATGTTTGGTTAGTGGTGTATAAACACATGTGGGCATAAAATAGCaagtataaagaagaaaagtcCCAAAAGAAGGAGGAGCAGAAATGatggttatttattttaaaaacgaAAGAATCGGAATGATACTTGTGGAATTTGGTTGGTTGATGATTTGGATTCTTGTCTTTAAGGGCAGCGTGTGGCCCAGAAATCATTGACGCAAAATATGGAGCTACGATCTGATATCATGAATCGTGAATcatcttgttttgtttttgtttttttggccGACAATTGTCAACAGATCAAAGTGACACACTTTTCTTGATGCCGAATCAGCGTCACACACTACTACTTCTCTACCCGTGTCTCTCCAATTGCATTTTCTTaggataattaaaatttgtcgTCACAGATTAGTTAGAAGTCCCACACCACTAAATTAACCTCAAATTCTTGTAATAACTTTCTTGTTTTTTGCACAGGGTGAGGTCACTCGCCAAAATCTTCCATTGTGTCTTACTTCAAGGTTCTATATAAGGTTCAACATGTTTCGATGACAGAgagaatattattttcaaaatattatatttttgttcaatttcaagaaaaaaagttatcatcTGTTTGGGTTGAAAATTGAAACGCGATTTTTGCGTAATTCCATCTCGCCTTACCACAGTCACCTAACCAACATAACACCGCACTAATGGTGATACATATGATATGATTCATGTGTaacacacactctctctctccctctcgtATGTTTCATTACAACTACTACAACTACATAAAACTTTACGTATAATAATATTGACACTACGATAGGGAGACGTAGGTAACGTCGGTGACGGAGGAACAGTGATAAAAAACATGGTTAGTACGACATTGACGTACATGctggaaagaaaaaacaaaccgTAAAAAGCAAAACAAAGCATTGCAGCAGCAATGGTTGAAAAAACCAAGCCAAGGCACCAAAGcgaaccaaaaccaaaacctcTTAACTCTCTGTCATAATTTCTCTCGTTCTTTTTCAGTTTCCTAGGATATGCTGCCACCGTTGGTTAACTCTGCGGCTGCCCTCCGCCGGCGGTGAGAGACCATGCAAGAGACGCTCCTCACTCTCCCTCTCTCTCACCACCAAGACATCCACATTCGGGCCAAGAAGAAAAAGCCGCAGCAGCCGGGAAGCGGACATAGCAGCAGCAACAGCAGTAGCAGCGGCGGCCACTCCACCACTCGCGTGTCGCGGCGCGTGAGTCCTGTCGGGGAGAAGTCTCTGCCCAACGGAGACATCTACAGCGGCACCCTGTCGGGGAACGCGCCGCACGGCACCGGGAAGTACCTCTGGTCCGATGGGTGCATGTACGAGGGAGAGTGGCGAAAGGGGAAAGCTTGCGGCAAGGGGAGGTTCTCGTGGCCCTCCGGTGCCACCTACGAGGGGGAATTCAAGTCGGGTCGGATAGACGGGTTCGGATCCTTCATCGGCGTCGACGGCGACATGTACAGAGGGTCCTGGATGGCCGACAGAAAGCACGGGTTCGGCGAGAAACGATACGCTAATGGGGATGTGTATGAAGGTTGGTGGAGGTGCAACTTGCAGGAGGGGGAGGGAAGGTACACATGGCGGAACGGCAACGAGTACGTGGGGGAGTGGAGGGGTGGTGTGATTTCGGGGAAGGGTGTTCTGGTGTGGGCGAATGGGAACCGTTACGAGGGGTTTTGGGAGAATGGTGTGCCTGTGGGGAAGGGTGTTTTCACGTGGTGTGATGGGAGCACGTGCGCGGGGAACTGGGGGAAGGAGTTTATGGAAGAGGCACGTGAGGAGAAGACGAAGAGGAGTTCGGTGGATGGGTGTAGGAGTGTGAGCTTTCCAAGGATTTGTATTTGGGAGTTGGATGGAGAAGCTGGGGACATCACCTGTGACATTGTTCACAATGCTGAGGCTTCTCTGTTCTACAGGGATGGCACCACTGCCAGTGAGTCTGAGAACGGTGgagatgatattattattaataataataatgggtGTGGGGTTTTGCAGAAGAGTCCTTGTTGGTCTCTTGATGGTTCTGGTGGTGAGGTTAAGAAGCCTGGTCAAACTGTCTCCAGAGGGCACAAGAGTTATGATCTCATCCTTAATCTTCAACTGGGTATCAGGTATCGTTGGTTTTTGCTTTTGGAGTTTCctatttttagtttcatttcaGCTTTTCTCATTaagatgtttttgttttagataCACTGTTGCCAAGCATGCTTCTATAGTGAGAGAGCTTAGACCAGGGGATTTTGATCCCAAGGAGAAGTTCTGGACGAGGTTCCCACCTGAAGGGTCTAGGTTTACGCCCCAGCATCATTCAGTGGACTTCAGGTGGAAAGACTACTGCCCAATGGTGTTCAGGTGTGAACATTAGcgattttctttgctttgaatgttctctctttttttttttcttagtaagGAAGGTTTGGTTATTGGTTGTGGATGGTATACTAATTGTGTCTGTGTCTTGGTGGTACTTGTTGGTTGGTTGGTTGGGTATTTAGACATCTAAGGGAATTATTTGCCATAGATCCTGCGGATTACACGCTTGCTATTTGCGGAAGTGACTCACTTAGGGAGATGTCTTCTCCGGGAAAAAGTGGAAGCATCTTTTATCTCACTCAAGACGACCGCTTCATAATTAAGACTGTCAAGAAGTCTGAAGTCAAGGTTAGTCACTTGgaatttattcattaatttgaaGAAACTAGACAGAACTATAGACATTGTTAATTGAGTGAGGTGAAACTTTGCTTTCAGCTTTGGTTGGTTACCTTGTTATTTTCTGGGTGTTCAATAGTAATTTTTCGCTGTCCATGTCAGGTGCTCATTAGAATGCTTCCAAGCTACTACCAACATGTTTGTCAGTACAAAAATTCCTTGGTGACTGCATTCCTGGGCGTGCATTGTGTCAAACCTGTTGGAGGTCAAAAGGTATGTATGGTTTGACATTTGAGTTTTGTAGCACTAATTAAGGTGGTTTTATTCACCATCTATAATGCTTGTCAAAATGTAATGCAAAGTTGTGATACCATGGATGAAACAGACCCGGTTTATTGTAATGGGCAATGTGTTTTGCTCCGAGTACCGGATCCACAAGAGGTTTGACCTCAAAGGTTCTTCTCATGGTCGAACAACGGATAAGCCAAGGGAGGAGATTGATGAGACTACCACTCTCAAAGACCTTGATCTTAATTTCGTCTTTCGCCTGGAACAGTCTTGGTTTCAAGAGCTTATACGGTATAGATTTTGCCGTGTTgcatgttcttttatttttccggGTTTTCGTTTTGTGTTGTCTTGCTTGAGAGTTGGTCTCAACTTTTATGTACCGGCATTTGTTTAGGCAAGTCGATAGAGACTGCGAGTTCTTGGAAGCAGAGGGAATCATGGATTACAGTCTTCTAATTGGCCTGCATTTTCGTGATGATTGCTCGGTTGATGAAATGAAAAGTTCACCACGCAATTCATATTCAggtatttgtatattttttgtagttttttgaTTCCAAATCCTGGAGGGGTATAAAATCTTATGTGTTATTGATTTACCAGGCAAGCGAGACATGCTTGACGATGAGATGCTCACATGCCggtatgtatatttttttttttttctcttttattcacaTTTGAGTTTCCCTGTCATCATCACAAGTGTATAATTCAACTGTTCGCAATAtcttgcatttttctttcaccATTTAATAGTATTTAATTGAGGAGAATGGTTGAAGATCTAGAGAAATCTTGGTGCGGTTTCTGTCAGTTTCTGGCTTGAACTATTAATGTCAATTCCAACTCAGCATTTGGTGTACAAATACAGTCAAACAGGAGAATCTGGATTGTTTTAAGTATACACCAATTCTGAGTTAATAAATGTTACTCCTATATGATTTATAGGGGATAGCATTTTTGTCTTTTAACACCGTTCTCTTGTTTTGTACCCGATGGTATCCGTGTGTCGTGTCCTTGAGGTTTATTGAACATGGTCCCGGCTCTAGAACTAGCAGAGAGATTAAATGCTTTCTGTTTATACACATATCAATTTGGCCCATGTGCCTGCAAAATGCCAAGAGGATGTGGCCGCaagttgggtacaaacaaatcACTAGCTGCTGATGAATATCATATTTGCAACTCTCTAGTCCAATCCATCTATGACTTAGGTGTGACTTGttgatttctttttaagaaTACCAACGCAATGGTTGAGAATTGAAATGCATCGAAAGTGACCTGAGTTGTACTGCAAAAATTGGACTTAGTTTTTTTCTGACATTTCAAACAAACGCTGGTGGGgtctttttgatttttttaggtGAGGGCACTGCTTTCTTTTCAACAGCCAAAGGGTAGCTGACAGGGATTTTGATGGATCAGAATGTTTTCTAGGACACGAGACTTGTGAGATGTATTTGTGTACTATACCAGTAACAGATGATATACATGTTTTCGTTTTTTGTATAGCACCGTTCAATTTCAACCCCTAGAGAGTACAAATCTAGTCACGTCTAGGTGAATTATAAGTGCTTCTAGTAATAGAACCAACGAATAAACttaagtaaataattttgtttctgtttggCCCTCTTGATGACATCTGCATGGGATCCAAATTACGTAAATTCTTGATCCATGGCTGTGATTCTTGATATTCCAGGGGACCTCTGATCCGGCTAGGAATGAACATGCCTGCCAGAGCCGAGAGTGTGTGTAAGGGTGGATTGGATCAAGCAGCGGGTAGTGGAAGTGGCAATTCATGTTGTATCCCTTCAGAGAGTAACAACAACAGGCAGATATCTGATGTAATCCTCTACTTTGGTATCATTGACATTCTCCAAGACTACGATATAAGCAAAAAGATAGAACATGCATACAAGTCGCTACAAGTGGACTCCACGTCTATCTCAGCTGTTGATCCCAAGCTATACTCAAAAAGGTTCAGAGATTTCATACACAGAATCTTTGTGGAGGATAAATGAGCAAATGATGCTCTTGGAGGCAAAGGATCTGGCTTGCTAAGGTGACATTCCATGCAGAAGGGAATGGTTCATTTTCCATAGATGGACTGGAAATCATTATGGTTGTTGATGGCTAAATTTTTCTCATAGCCATTGCAAagataatggttgaaaattgAAAGGGACGGGGGGAGAGGAGTTTGGACAGGAATGACACTTATTTTCACTTTTGTTGGGAGGGGAGAGAGAGATTGTCACAGTAGCTTGTACAGGGCATGTGATAAGAGTTCTTTATTTGGATTGCTTTTGTTATGGATGTAGACATTGTGGGGTGTGGAGAGAGATTGAAATTGAGGCGGAGGGGAGGTTAATAACTGTACAGACAGTCAAAAGATTGATAATAGAATTGAATTGAACATAGATTTTTGGTTGGAAGACCGAAAAAGAGATGGTATACCTGTTGAGCAAGAAAGAAAAGTTCCCAGAGGGACCCCCCATCGTGGCCctcactctctctctttctGTCTCTGTGATGTGCGTTCAAACGggtttttttaaaacttttttcagTAGTAATATGcataaaaagaagagaaaagcaGAAGGGAGAAAGGAAGAGGTGGGTGTTTCGTTGGTTGTTGATGTCCCTTGCAAAAACGAAGTTTGAAAAAGCAGAATAACAATAATACAGTGTTATGGTAATGTCCCTTTTACTTGTTTTGAACAATACACAGAGAAGGATGGAAAGAAGACGACAAAACAATCACGTCAATGTGGACCCTTGTGGCATCTGATAGGTATTTATGCATGTTATGCCTCAGCATTttaataatgagaaaaatgatgGAACTTGACAGAGAAGTCTCCGCTTCACTCAATCACTGACCCCACAAAGACCAAAAAAATAGAGATTTTGATATGTATCTCATGTGGTCAAATCAGAGCGAGGAAGAGAGAATAGTGGATTTTGTGTTGGCATTGAGATCCTAATGCTGCTGCAGCAGCTGCTCCTGCTACTGCTATGATTTGGCAGTTTTTGAGCGTGACCATGTCCTGTGTCCGACACCACTGCTAGTGAAACATCCTTGTAATTGTAGAATAGTCATTATACTCAATCTGCCACTGTCTATTGCCTACCTGGTATCTCTTGTTGGTTTCCTATTTCTTCTCAAAACACTCACAAATTCatcatttttcattcatttttcttttctatgcaTTTTAACTACTTCCCTCTTCCAATTCTTTCTCACCAGTCACATAAAAGTTGAGTTCAGCTGCATCCATCACCACCATTTCCTATTTTATatgcttttctttctcatcacTGCTTGCTTGCTTATGCAGTAAGTAGCTTAACATGTTTtcaaataaactatatatttcaACCACGTGATTTTAGATGAATTATCATATCTTTGTTTCATGAAGATGAAGGCGAAAATactttaaatactttttttaatcaaatatttaactGAAC
This genomic stretch from Vigna radiata var. radiata cultivar VC1973A chromosome 7, Vradiata_ver6, whole genome shotgun sequence harbors:
- the LOC106769432 gene encoding phosphatidylinositol 4-phosphate 5-kinase 1, whose product is MQETLLTLPLSHHQDIHIRAKKKKPQQPGSGHSSSNSSSSGGHSTTRVSRRVSPVGEKSLPNGDIYSGTLSGNAPHGTGKYLWSDGCMYEGEWRKGKACGKGRFSWPSGATYEGEFKSGRIDGFGSFIGVDGDMYRGSWMADRKHGFGEKRYANGDVYEGWWRCNLQEGEGRYTWRNGNEYVGEWRGGVISGKGVLVWANGNRYEGFWENGVPVGKGVFTWCDGSTCAGNWGKEFMEEAREEKTKRSSVDGCRSVSFPRICIWELDGEAGDITCDIVHNAEASLFYRDGTTASESENGGDDIIINNNNGCGVLQKSPCWSLDGSGGEVKKPGQTVSRGHKSYDLILNLQLGIRYTVAKHASIVRELRPGDFDPKEKFWTRFPPEGSRFTPQHHSVDFRWKDYCPMVFRHLRELFAIDPADYTLAICGSDSLREMSSPGKSGSIFYLTQDDRFIIKTVKKSEVKVLIRMLPSYYQHVCQYKNSLVTAFLGVHCVKPVGGQKTRFIVMGNVFCSEYRIHKRFDLKGSSHGRTTDKPREEIDETTTLKDLDLNFVFRLEQSWFQELIRQVDRDCEFLEAEGIMDYSLLIGLHFRDDCSVDEMKSSPRNSYSGKRDMLDDEMLTCRGPLIRLGMNMPARAESVCKGGLDQAAGSGSGNSCCIPSESNNNRQISDVILYFGIIDILQDYDISKKIEHAYKSLQVDSTSISAVDPKLYSKRFRDFIHRIFVEDK